The Thiogranum longum genome includes a region encoding these proteins:
- the murJ gene encoding murein biosynthesis integral membrane protein MurJ, whose protein sequence is MLRSTAVVGAMTLVSRVLGLARDVVLARFGVTAGMDAFFVAFKIPNFTRRLFAEGAFSQAFVPVLSEYRTQREHGEVQALVDYVAGTMLGMLGLLVLVGVLASPALVTVFAPGFWADPQKFDLTAYMLRFTFPYLLFMALVAFAAGILNSYGRFAAAAFTPVWLNVILIAAALLISPQLDEPMVGVAWGVFVAGFVQLAFLLPSLARIRLLPRPRWGAGNAGVKKIMKLMLPGIIGSSVSQINLLFDTLLASFLITGSVSWLYYADRLVEFPLGVFGIALATVILPVLSRAHASGSSEQFAHIVDASLRWVLLIGVPAMVGLMLLARPALSTLFEHGDFAGSDVDMTTLALLAYGIGLPGFMLTKVLAPTFYSRQDTVTPVKIAIRAMIANMVMNVLFVVPLVLLKIPGAHAGLALATALSAWLNAALLFTALQRAGAYRPQPGWPRLLMQITMGVAVMAAVVNFGMPDKLQWSGLDGIGRVTQLGVWILAGVASYLLTLRLAGVKLSTFRAPVDKATGNP, encoded by the coding sequence ATGCTCCGTAGTACGGCCGTGGTTGGCGCAATGACACTGGTTTCCCGGGTACTGGGTCTGGCACGCGACGTGGTGTTGGCACGTTTCGGCGTTACAGCGGGAATGGATGCTTTCTTCGTCGCATTCAAGATCCCGAATTTTACCCGCCGTTTATTTGCAGAAGGCGCATTTTCGCAGGCGTTCGTGCCTGTTCTGTCAGAATATCGGACGCAGCGCGAGCATGGCGAAGTACAGGCGCTGGTGGATTATGTGGCTGGCACCATGCTCGGTATGCTGGGCTTGCTGGTGTTGGTCGGGGTGCTGGCCAGCCCGGCGCTGGTGACCGTATTTGCGCCGGGGTTCTGGGCGGACCCGCAAAAGTTTGATCTGACGGCCTACATGCTGAGGTTCACCTTTCCCTATCTCCTGTTCATGGCGCTGGTCGCTTTTGCTGCGGGTATTTTGAACAGTTACGGGCGATTTGCGGCGGCGGCTTTCACGCCGGTGTGGCTGAATGTGATTCTGATTGCCGCGGCGTTGCTGATATCGCCACAGCTGGACGAACCCATGGTGGGGGTGGCCTGGGGTGTTTTTGTGGCGGGTTTTGTTCAACTGGCCTTCCTGTTACCGTCGCTGGCGCGTATTCGCCTGTTACCACGGCCACGCTGGGGTGCGGGTAATGCGGGTGTAAAAAAAATCATGAAGCTGATGCTACCGGGCATCATTGGTTCTTCGGTGTCGCAGATCAACCTGCTGTTCGATACCCTGCTGGCGTCCTTCCTGATTACCGGCAGCGTTAGCTGGTTGTACTATGCCGACCGGCTGGTGGAGTTCCCGCTCGGGGTTTTTGGCATTGCGCTGGCGACGGTTATTCTGCCGGTGCTGTCGCGCGCGCACGCGAGTGGGTCGAGTGAACAGTTCGCCCACATCGTTGATGCCAGTCTGCGCTGGGTGCTGCTGATCGGTGTGCCGGCCATGGTGGGGCTGATGTTGCTGGCACGCCCGGCACTGTCGACACTGTTTGAACATGGCGATTTTGCGGGCAGCGATGTCGATATGACGACACTTGCATTACTGGCTTACGGGATCGGCCTGCCCGGATTTATGCTGACCAAGGTGCTGGCACCGACGTTCTACTCGCGCCAGGACACGGTAACGCCGGTGAAGATCGCCATACGGGCCATGATTGCCAATATGGTCATGAATGTGTTGTTCGTGGTGCCGCTGGTTCTGCTGAAAATTCCCGGCGCACACGCCGGGCTGGCGCTGGCAACAGCGCTGTCGGCCTGGCTCAATGCCGCGCTGTTATTTACAGCGTTGCAGCGTGCCGGGGCCTACCGGCCACAACCGGGCTGGCCACGATTACTGATGCAGATCACCATGGGTGTTGCGGTGATGGCCGCAGTAGTCAATTTCGGCATGCCGGACAAGCTGCAATGGTCGGGCCTGGACGGGATTGGCCGTGTTACTCAGCTCGGTGTGTGGATCCTCGCCGGGGTGGCCAGCTACCTGCTGACACTGCGACTGGCGGGTGTAAAGTTGTCCACCTTCCGTGCCCCGGTGGATAAAGCAACCGGCAATCCATGA
- a CDS encoding type IV pilin protein — translation MHKHYGFTLIELMIVIAIVAILASIAYPSYQDQVRKSRRADCEGSLLGLANAMERFHTANNTFATATIGAGAGNIFPNQCPIDGGTATYDLTIAAASGSAYTIQAAPTGPQATDKCGTLTLTSTGLKGVTAATGGLTAADCW, via the coding sequence ATGCATAAACACTATGGATTTACGCTGATCGAACTGATGATTGTTATCGCCATCGTCGCTATTCTGGCCAGCATCGCCTACCCCTCCTACCAGGACCAGGTCCGCAAGTCACGGCGGGCAGACTGTGAGGGCTCGTTACTGGGTCTCGCGAACGCGATGGAACGCTTCCATACCGCCAACAATACTTTTGCAACGGCAACTATTGGCGCCGGAGCCGGTAACATTTTTCCGAACCAGTGCCCCATAGACGGGGGAACGGCCACTTATGACCTTACGATTGCTGCAGCCAGCGGTTCAGCCTATACGATTCAGGCCGCACCGACCGGCCCGCAAGCCACTGACAAGTGCGGAACACTGACCCTGACAAGCACGGGCCTTAAAGGTGTAACGGCAGCAACAGGCGGCCTCACTGCGGCTGATTGCTGGTAA
- the ileS gene encoding isoleucine--tRNA ligase, producing MSNYKDTLNLPKTAFPMKANLANREPEMLKYWDEIDLYASLRSQGKGRPKFVLHDGPPYANGDIHIGHAVNKILKDIIVKSKALSGFDAPYVPGWDCHGLPIELNVEKKVGKVGRKVDAPTFRSKCRDYARKQVDGQRKDFIRLGVMGDWDNPYLTMDYLFEADIIRALGRIIAAGHLNKGYKPVHWCTDCGSALAEAEVEYEDKTSPAIDVRFPVLDEEALLARCHHPEGHKGEGPVSVVIWTTTPWTLPANRAVSVNPELDYALVQADLGHGTERVLFAEALLKDAMLRYDCDQYKVLAYCKGADLEHLKLAHPFYDREVPMILGEHVTTEAGTGAVHTAPGHGQDDYVVGQRYGIPVDNPVGANGVFLEGTELFAGKHVFSANDDVIDVLKAKGALVHVEALRHSYPHCWRHKTPIIFRATPQWFISMEQNGLRKAALKAIAGVEWMPDWGQARIEGMVKGRPDWCISRQRTWGAPIALFTHKQTGELHPDTARLIEEVALRVERHGIDAWFEMDATDLLGDEAEQYDKVTDTLDVWFDSGTTHQCVLERREELGFPADLYLEGSDQHRGWFQSSLLTSVAMHGKAPYRQVLTHGFTVDAKGQKMSKSKGNVVAPQKVVNSLGADILRLWVAATDYRNEMNVSDEILKRTADAYRRMRNTARFLLANLNGFDPVKHLLEPADMLMLDRWVVARAEQLQDEVTNAYEAYEFHHIYQKAHNFCASDLGGFYLDVIKDRQYTTRPDSVARRSAQTAMYHIVEALTRWLAPILSFTAEEIWRNIPGERDSSVLLSTWAELPQMFTAGGEDTARFSMDYWQDVLALREAVGKELEKLRVAGDIGSSLDAEVDLYCDNDWLEKLGRLEDELRFVLITSYARLHPLEEQPEGAIAIDLDGAKLGIRTTPSAYAKCVRCWHHREDVGSSSQHPELCGRCIENVDGDGEPRRFA from the coding sequence GTGAGTAACTATAAAGACACCCTGAATCTTCCGAAAACGGCCTTCCCGATGAAGGCGAACCTCGCCAACCGCGAGCCGGAAATGCTGAAATACTGGGATGAAATCGATCTCTATGCCAGCCTGCGGTCGCAGGGTAAGGGGCGGCCGAAGTTCGTGCTGCACGATGGTCCTCCCTACGCCAACGGGGATATTCATATCGGTCATGCGGTTAACAAAATCCTTAAAGACATCATTGTAAAGAGCAAGGCTTTGAGCGGCTTCGATGCGCCCTATGTGCCGGGGTGGGATTGTCACGGGTTACCCATCGAGCTGAATGTCGAGAAGAAGGTTGGCAAGGTAGGGCGCAAGGTGGATGCGCCGACCTTTCGTTCAAAGTGTCGCGACTATGCGCGCAAGCAAGTCGATGGTCAGCGTAAGGACTTTATCCGGCTGGGAGTGATGGGTGACTGGGACAATCCCTACCTCACCATGGACTATCTTTTCGAGGCAGATATCATTCGTGCGCTCGGACGTATTATCGCGGCGGGTCACCTGAATAAAGGCTACAAGCCGGTACACTGGTGTACGGATTGCGGTTCGGCGCTGGCTGAAGCTGAAGTGGAATATGAAGACAAGACCTCGCCGGCTATCGACGTACGTTTTCCGGTGCTGGATGAGGAAGCCCTGCTGGCGCGTTGCCATCACCCGGAAGGGCACAAGGGCGAGGGTCCTGTGTCGGTCGTGATCTGGACAACGACACCCTGGACCCTGCCGGCCAACCGCGCGGTGTCTGTCAATCCCGAGCTGGACTATGCGCTGGTGCAGGCTGATCTGGGCCATGGCACCGAGCGCGTGTTGTTTGCCGAGGCATTGTTAAAGGATGCCATGCTGCGATACGACTGTGACCAGTACAAGGTGCTGGCTTATTGCAAAGGTGCGGATCTTGAGCATCTGAAGCTCGCTCATCCTTTCTATGATCGCGAAGTGCCGATGATCCTCGGTGAGCATGTGACGACCGAAGCCGGAACCGGTGCCGTGCATACCGCGCCGGGACATGGCCAGGACGATTACGTGGTCGGTCAGCGCTACGGGATTCCGGTTGACAACCCGGTGGGTGCAAACGGCGTTTTCCTCGAAGGCACGGAATTGTTTGCCGGGAAGCATGTGTTTTCCGCCAATGACGATGTCATCGATGTACTGAAAGCAAAGGGTGCCCTGGTGCACGTCGAGGCATTACGACACAGTTATCCGCACTGCTGGCGACACAAGACACCGATCATATTCCGCGCCACGCCGCAGTGGTTTATCAGTATGGAACAGAACGGTTTGCGCAAGGCTGCACTGAAGGCAATAGCAGGCGTGGAGTGGATGCCCGACTGGGGGCAGGCGCGTATTGAAGGTATGGTGAAGGGTCGACCCGACTGGTGTATTTCCCGGCAGCGAACCTGGGGTGCCCCGATTGCGCTGTTCACGCACAAACAAACCGGTGAGCTCCATCCCGATACGGCCCGACTGATCGAGGAGGTTGCACTGCGTGTGGAACGTCATGGCATCGATGCCTGGTTTGAAATGGATGCAACCGATTTACTGGGCGATGAGGCGGAACAGTATGACAAGGTGACCGATACTCTCGATGTCTGGTTTGATTCAGGAACCACTCACCAGTGCGTGCTGGAGCGACGGGAAGAACTTGGTTTTCCCGCAGACCTTTACCTGGAGGGTTCGGACCAGCACCGTGGCTGGTTCCAGTCATCCCTGCTGACATCTGTGGCCATGCATGGCAAGGCGCCTTACCGACAGGTGCTGACCCACGGCTTCACCGTGGATGCAAAGGGTCAGAAGATGTCCAAGTCAAAGGGCAATGTCGTTGCGCCGCAGAAGGTGGTCAACAGTCTGGGAGCGGACATCCTGCGCCTGTGGGTTGCTGCAACCGACTACCGAAATGAAATGAATGTGTCGGACGAGATTCTCAAACGGACGGCAGATGCCTACCGGCGCATGCGCAATACAGCGCGTTTCCTGCTTGCCAATCTCAATGGTTTCGATCCGGTGAAGCACCTTCTGGAACCAGCCGACATGCTGATGCTGGATCGTTGGGTTGTCGCACGTGCAGAACAGTTGCAGGACGAGGTGACAAACGCCTACGAAGCCTATGAGTTCCATCATATCTACCAGAAGGCACATAACTTCTGTGCCAGTGATCTGGGTGGTTTTTATCTCGATGTTATCAAGGACCGCCAGTACACCACCCGGCCCGACAGTGTGGCAAGGCGGTCAGCACAGACGGCGATGTACCACATCGTGGAAGCGCTGACACGCTGGCTGGCGCCGATACTGAGTTTCACCGCCGAGGAAATCTGGCGCAATATCCCGGGTGAGCGTGATTCATCCGTGTTGTTGTCCACCTGGGCAGAGTTGCCGCAAATGTTTACAGCGGGAGGTGAGGATACTGCGCGCTTCAGTATGGACTACTGGCAGGATGTGCTGGCTTTGAGAGAAGCGGTCGGCAAGGAACTGGAAAAACTGCGCGTCGCGGGCGATATCGGTTCGTCGCTTGACGCCGAGGTTGACCTGTACTGTGACAATGACTGGCTGGAGAAGCTGGGTCGTCTTGAAGATGAGCTGCGTTTTGTGCTGATCACGTCCTATGCGCGGTTACATCCGCTTGAAGAGCAACCTGAGGGAGCTATAGCTATTGATCTTGACGGTGCGAAACTCGGTATTCGGACTACACCATCAGCTTACGCCAAGTGTGTGCGTTGCTGGCACCATCGGGAGGACGTGGGTTCCAGCAGTCAGCACCCCGAACTCTGTGGTCGTTGTATTGAAAATGTCGATGGCGACGGGGAGCCGCGGCGTTTTGCCTGA
- the lspA gene encoding signal peptidase II, with amino-acid sequence MKKWLALALLVVVLDQLTKSLAVNVLTYAEPLAVFPSFNLTLLYNRGAAFSFLSDASGWQRWFFVVVSAGAAVFLTLWLRRLKQDQVLLSVALALVLGGAVGNLIDRLWLGHVVDFIQIYYKQYYWPAFNIADSAISVGAVLLIWDSLFARRESD; translated from the coding sequence GTGAAGAAATGGCTCGCGCTTGCCCTGCTGGTAGTGGTGTTGGACCAGCTTACCAAATCATTGGCGGTTAACGTTCTGACGTATGCAGAACCGTTGGCGGTTTTCCCCTCTTTTAACCTGACCTTGTTGTATAACCGGGGCGCGGCCTTCAGTTTTCTGAGCGATGCCTCGGGTTGGCAGCGCTGGTTTTTTGTGGTTGTTTCAGCAGGCGCGGCAGTATTTTTGACCCTCTGGTTGCGTCGTCTGAAGCAGGACCAGGTACTGCTTTCCGTTGCATTGGCGCTGGTGCTGGGCGGTGCAGTCGGGAACCTGATCGATCGCTTGTGGCTGGGTCATGTGGTGGACTTTATCCAGATTTATTATAAGCAGTATTACTGGCCTGCATTCAACATCGCTGATTCGGCTATTTCAGTCGGGGCCGTGTTGCTGATCTGGGACAGCCTGTTTGCACGACGGGAGTCTGACTGA
- the rpsT gene encoding 30S ribosomal protein S20 has protein sequence MANSAQARKRARQAENRRQRNASQRSMLRTYIKNVAKAVAAGDAEGAQAAYQKAVPVIDKSVGKGLIHKNKAARQKSRLGQHVRALQS, from the coding sequence TTGGCAAATTCGGCCCAAGCCCGTAAACGCGCCCGCCAGGCAGAGAACCGCCGCCAGCGCAATGCAAGCCAGCGCTCCATGCTGCGCACCTACATCAAGAACGTCGCCAAGGCGGTCGCCGCCGGTGATGCGGAAGGCGCCCAGGCGGCCTACCAGAAGGCTGTACCGGTCATCGACAAGTCTGTCGGCAAAGGCCTCATTCACAAGAACAAGGCTGCTCGCCAAAAGAGCCGTCTTGGTCAGCACGTCCGCGCGCTGCAAAGCTGA
- the proB gene encoding glutamate 5-kinase, translating into MSDSRRQAIGKADHRRWVVKIGSALLTNNGAGLDRDAIAGWVDQMNVLREQGCELVLVSSGAVAEGMNRLGWTQRPHQLVAQQAAAAVGQMGLVQAWESHFQTHGLHTAQVLLTHDDLVNRTRYLNARSTLRKLLELGVVPVVNENDTVAFDELRFGDNDTLAALVANLVEADLLVILTDKAGVYDSDPGQNPGAALISEAEAGNTALRAAAGSTSSSGLGSGGMATKVAAAELAARSGAATWIASGREERVLERMASGDGLGTLVLPASGRLASRKQWLAGQLQSKGSLTLDAGAARVLRESGSSLLAVGVSAVEGSFRRGELVSCVDSQGRPVARGLVNYTSDEARRIMGRTTEQIEQLLGYVDEPELIHRDNLVLL; encoded by the coding sequence ATGAGTGATTCCCGTCGACAAGCTATCGGCAAGGCAGACCACAGGCGCTGGGTGGTCAAGATTGGCAGCGCGCTGCTGACCAACAACGGCGCAGGACTGGATCGCGATGCCATCGCAGGCTGGGTCGATCAGATGAATGTGCTGCGGGAACAGGGGTGCGAGCTGGTGCTGGTGTCATCCGGTGCGGTCGCGGAGGGGATGAACCGGCTCGGCTGGACGCAGCGCCCACATCAACTGGTTGCCCAGCAGGCGGCGGCAGCCGTCGGTCAAATGGGGCTGGTTCAGGCCTGGGAATCGCATTTTCAGACACATGGTCTGCACACCGCTCAGGTCCTGTTGACCCACGATGATCTTGTCAATCGCACCCGCTACCTGAATGCCCGCAGCACGCTACGCAAGCTACTGGAGCTGGGTGTTGTTCCGGTGGTCAATGAAAACGATACGGTGGCCTTTGACGAGCTGCGTTTCGGTGATAACGATACGCTGGCAGCGCTGGTGGCCAATCTGGTCGAGGCGGATTTACTGGTGATACTGACGGACAAGGCCGGTGTCTACGACAGTGACCCTGGACAAAATCCCGGGGCAGCGTTGATCAGTGAGGCAGAGGCCGGCAACACGGCTCTCAGGGCTGCGGCGGGAAGCACCAGTAGCAGCGGGCTGGGTAGCGGCGGTATGGCGACCAAGGTTGCGGCTGCCGAGCTGGCAGCCCGTTCCGGTGCTGCGACCTGGATTGCTTCGGGGCGCGAAGAACGGGTACTGGAAAGAATGGCATCCGGCGATGGCCTGGGTACGCTGGTGTTGCCGGCCAGTGGTCGACTGGCATCACGTAAGCAGTGGCTGGCGGGTCAGTTACAGTCAAAAGGTTCGCTGACGCTGGATGCGGGTGCTGCGCGCGTACTGAGAGAGTCCGGTTCCAGTCTGCTGGCGGTCGGTGTGTCAGCCGTTGAGGGAAGTTTTCGGCGCGGTGAGCTGGTAAGTTGTGTTGATTCCCAAGGTCGGCCTGTGGCGCGTGGCCTGGTGAACTATACGTCTGACGAAGCGCGCCGCATCATGGGGCGCACCACGGAACAGATTGAGCAGTTGCTGGGCTACGTCGATGAGCCGGAGTTAATTCACCGTGACAATCTGGTGCTGCTTTGA
- the rpmA gene encoding 50S ribosomal protein L27 encodes MAHKKAGGSTRNGRDSESKRLGVKRYGGESVAAGNIIVRQRGTHFHPGVNVGCGRDHTLFAKADGAVKFVTRGPKNRKFVDVVTS; translated from the coding sequence ATGGCACATAAAAAAGCCGGTGGTAGTACGCGTAACGGACGCGATTCAGAATCCAAACGCCTGGGCGTGAAACGCTATGGCGGCGAGAGTGTGGCGGCAGGAAATATTATCGTGCGTCAGCGCGGCACCCACTTCCATCCTGGTGTGAACGTGGGCTGCGGCCGCGACCACACTCTGTTCGCGAAGGCGGACGGTGCGGTGAAGTTCGTGACCCGCGGCCCGAAGAACCGCAAATTTGTGGACGTGGTTACTTCCTGA
- a CDS encoding FKBP-type peptidyl-prolyl cis-trans isomerase yields the protein MSITAGCRVTLHYALRLKDGMEVDSSFGDEPLTFVMGEGVLDKGLELALFGLRAGSQQTLTLMPGQAFGSRREDAIRWLDLATFPAGMSPEPGQIIGFSDPHGQEIPGAVLEVMNDRVNVDFNHPLAGREIVFEVDILEVEYPPLDEE from the coding sequence ATGTCGATTACGGCAGGTTGTCGTGTAACCCTGCATTACGCCCTGCGACTGAAGGATGGCATGGAAGTCGACAGCAGCTTTGGTGACGAGCCGCTAACCTTTGTGATGGGTGAAGGCGTCCTCGACAAGGGGCTGGAACTTGCGCTGTTCGGGTTGCGAGCCGGGAGTCAGCAGACATTGACGTTGATGCCGGGACAGGCCTTCGGTTCGCGTCGCGAGGATGCGATCAGGTGGCTGGATCTTGCCACCTTCCCGGCCGGCATGTCGCCAGAGCCGGGGCAGATTATCGGCTTCTCCGACCCGCACGGGCAGGAAATTCCAGGTGCTGTCCTGGAGGTGATGAACGACCGTGTAAACGTTGATTTCAATCATCCACTGGCCGGGCGGGAAATCGTTTTCGAAGTGGATATCCTCGAAGTGGAATACCCTCCACTTGATGAGGAGTAG
- the ispH gene encoding 4-hydroxy-3-methylbut-2-enyl diphosphate reductase — protein sequence MQVLLANPRGFCAGVDRAIDIVNRALELFGAPIYVRHEVVHNRYVVSNLRERGAVFVDELDKVPDDGTVIFSAHGVSLAVQEEARLRGLRVFDATCPLVTKVHMEVTRFSRDGRECILIGHEGHPEVEGTMGQYDASAGGQIYLVETIDDVEQLSVRDGTHLSYVTQTTLSVDDTAKVIDALRARFPEIEGPRKNDICYATQNRQDAVRQLAEQVDLVLVVGSPNSSNSNRLRELAEQRGVKAYLIDGPGQIEPGWLQGEVKVGVTAGASAPEVLVREVISRLEEWGAAGVQELAGREETITFAMPKALRVTSNQPQ from the coding sequence ATGCAGGTATTACTGGCTAATCCAAGAGGCTTCTGCGCCGGCGTCGACCGGGCGATCGATATCGTCAATCGTGCGCTGGAACTTTTTGGCGCACCCATCTATGTGCGTCATGAAGTTGTGCACAATCGCTATGTTGTCAGCAACCTGCGTGAAAGGGGGGCAGTGTTTGTCGATGAACTGGATAAAGTGCCGGATGACGGAACCGTGATCTTCAGTGCGCATGGTGTGTCGCTCGCCGTACAGGAAGAAGCGCGTCTGCGAGGTCTGCGTGTATTTGACGCGACCTGTCCCCTGGTCACCAAGGTGCATATGGAGGTCACACGCTTCAGCCGCGATGGGCGGGAGTGTATCCTTATCGGACACGAGGGGCATCCCGAAGTGGAAGGCACCATGGGTCAGTATGATGCCTCTGCTGGCGGACAGATCTACCTGGTGGAAACTATTGATGACGTAGAACAGCTGTCCGTTCGTGATGGCACTCATCTCAGTTACGTGACACAAACCACGCTTTCCGTTGACGACACTGCAAAGGTGATCGATGCGTTGCGCGCGCGCTTCCCGGAAATCGAGGGACCGCGCAAGAATGACATTTGCTACGCCACCCAGAACCGCCAGGACGCCGTGCGACAGTTGGCGGAACAGGTTGACCTGGTGCTGGTCGTTGGTTCACCCAACAGTTCCAACTCAAACCGCCTGCGCGAACTGGCCGAGCAGCGAGGGGTGAAAGCCTATCTCATCGACGGTCCCGGGCAGATAGAACCTGGCTGGTTGCAAGGTGAGGTAAAGGTGGGTGTCACAGCCGGCGCTTCAGCGCCCGAAGTACTGGTTCGCGAAGTGATCAGTCGACTTGAAGAATGGGGTGCGGCCGGCGTTCAGGAACTGGCCGGCCGCGAAGAGACGATTACCTTTGCAATGCCAAAGGCGCTGAGGGTTACCAGCAATCAGCCGCAGTGA
- the cgtA gene encoding Obg family GTPase CgtA: protein MKFVDEATIDVRAGDGGNGAVSFRREKYIPLGGPDGGDGGDGGSVWMVADSGLNTLADFRFERRFKAQRGENGRGRNCTGKAGEDCIIKVPVGTLVYKVSDTRQGEGGSPRGCPGAEGALGREEDTEELMGDLVEDGQRLLVARGGFHGLGNLRYKSSTNRAPRESKPGTPGEHRALRLELKLLADIGLLGKPNAGKSTLIRSISSAKPKVADYPFTTLYPNLGVVRVEAHRSFVVADIPGLIEGAAEGAGLGVQFLKHLSRTGLLLHLVDVAPLDGSDPVEDVKTIAHELEKFSAELGERERWLVLNKIDMVPDDEREVLCRDIVERLDWQGPVFQISALAKLGTRELVFAIMDVIEARRQAAKEDAETVEPDE, encoded by the coding sequence ATGAAATTTGTTGATGAAGCCACAATTGATGTAAGAGCCGGTGACGGAGGGAACGGTGCGGTCAGCTTTCGCCGCGAGAAATACATTCCCCTTGGTGGCCCTGACGGTGGCGACGGCGGTGACGGCGGCAGTGTCTGGATGGTGGCGGACAGTGGTCTCAATACGCTGGCGGATTTTCGATTTGAGCGGCGTTTCAAGGCGCAACGCGGCGAGAACGGGCGCGGTCGTAACTGTACCGGCAAGGCGGGCGAAGACTGCATTATCAAGGTACCGGTCGGCACGCTGGTGTACAAGGTGAGCGACACGCGACAAGGAGAGGGCGGTAGCCCGAGAGGGTGCCCTGGGGCAGAAGGCGCCCTGGGGCGTGAGGAAGACACCGAAGAGTTAATGGGCGACCTGGTGGAAGACGGCCAGCGTCTGCTGGTGGCGCGGGGTGGTTTTCACGGGCTGGGCAATCTGCGCTACAAGAGTTCCACCAACCGTGCGCCGCGTGAATCGAAACCGGGAACACCGGGTGAGCACCGTGCATTGCGTCTTGAGTTGAAGTTGCTGGCGGACATTGGTCTGCTTGGCAAGCCCAACGCGGGGAAGTCGACGCTGATTCGTTCGATTTCGTCGGCCAAACCCAAGGTGGCGGATTACCCCTTTACAACGCTATACCCGAACCTCGGCGTAGTGCGTGTGGAAGCACATCGAAGTTTTGTGGTGGCGGATATTCCGGGCCTGATTGAAGGTGCAGCGGAAGGTGCGGGCCTGGGGGTTCAGTTCCTCAAGCACCTGTCACGTACCGGGCTGTTGCTGCACCTTGTCGATGTGGCGCCGCTGGATGGCAGCGACCCGGTTGAGGATGTCAAAACCATTGCGCACGAACTGGAAAAATTCAGTGCAGAGCTTGGCGAACGCGAACGCTGGCTGGTGTTGAATAAAATCGATATGGTACCGGATGATGAACGCGAGGTGCTGTGCCGCGACATTGTTGAGCGGCTCGACTGGCAGGGGCCGGTATTTCAAATTTCCGCACTGGCGAAGCTGGGAACGCGCGAGCTGGTGTTCGCTATCATGGATGTGATCGAGGCGCGCCGGCAGGCGGCCAAAGAGGATGCGGAAACTGTAGAACCTGATGAGTGA
- the ribF gene encoding bifunctional riboflavin kinase/FAD synthetase: MRLIRGFHNMPAAPRGCALTIGNFDGVHRGHQAVLNQLHARAGELQLPATVMVFEPTPQEYFSPDTAPARLMRLRDKLTRFHELGVEQVVCLRFDQRLAERDADAFVKDILVDGLGVRHLVIGDDFRFGKGRSGDFAFLQQAGQQHGFEVVSTHTLAEAGERVSSTGIREALAAGELGKAEQLLGRPYTICGRVAPGQQRGRTIGFPTANVRLHRAVSPVRGVFAVRVHGFEGQTLEGVANLGTRPTVCGNETVLETHLFDFDRDIYGHYVGVEFCSKLRDEKKFESFEALKQQIQQDAEQARQFFSERAYE; encoded by the coding sequence ATGCGACTGATACGAGGCTTTCACAATATGCCTGCCGCGCCGCGCGGCTGCGCGCTGACGATCGGCAACTTCGATGGTGTACATCGCGGCCACCAGGCGGTGCTGAACCAGTTACACGCACGTGCAGGTGAACTACAGTTGCCCGCTACGGTGATGGTATTCGAACCGACACCGCAGGAATATTTTTCACCGGATACAGCGCCTGCCCGTCTTATGAGGTTGCGTGACAAGCTGACCCGGTTTCATGAGCTGGGTGTCGAGCAGGTGGTCTGTCTGCGCTTTGACCAGCGGCTCGCGGAACGCGATGCCGATGCCTTTGTAAAAGACATCCTGGTAGATGGGCTGGGTGTGCGGCACCTGGTGATCGGTGATGACTTTCGTTTCGGTAAGGGTCGCAGCGGCGACTTTGCCTTTTTACAGCAGGCCGGCCAGCAGCATGGCTTTGAAGTTGTCAGCACACATACACTGGCAGAAGCTGGTGAGCGCGTGAGTAGTACGGGTATCCGCGAAGCGCTGGCCGCCGGTGAACTGGGCAAGGCAGAGCAGTTGCTGGGGAGGCCCTACACGATTTGCGGGCGGGTTGCTCCGGGTCAGCAGCGCGGTCGTACCATCGGTTTTCCAACGGCCAATGTGCGACTGCACCGCGCAGTGTCACCGGTACGCGGGGTGTTTGCCGTGCGTGTGCACGGTTTTGAGGGCCAGACGCTGGAAGGTGTCGCCAACCTCGGGACACGGCCAACCGTATGTGGAAACGAAACGGTGCTGGAAACGCACCTGTTCGATTTTGACCGGGACATCTACGGGCATTACGTGGGAGTCGAGTTTTGCAGCAAGCTTCGCGACGAAAAGAAATTTGAGTCGTTCGAGGCGCTGAAGCAACAGATACAACAGGACGCCGAACAGGCGCGACAGTTTTTCAGCGAGCGAGCGTACGAGTGA